The DNA window TTAGGAGCAAAATGTTGGTAGTCAAAAAACAAGTCATTCGCCCTCTAATGTCCCGTAGGGACTATATTTGTTGGAGATTTTAGTTTCATTACAATTTTAATCGGACAACATTGATTTCTAATAGTAAATCTAGTTTTTTAGGTATTTTTCTAAAAACTGATCTTGTTCCCAAAGCAAATGCAAAATATTGTCTTTTGCGGCATATCCGTGTGCTTCTTTTGGTAATAAAACCAATCGAACTGGCGCTCCAAGTCCTTTCAAAGCTTGGTAATAGCGTTCGGATTGTAAAGTAAAAGTACCTGGATTATTGTCGGCATCTCCGTGAACCAATAAGAGCGGCGTTTTCATTTTATCGGCAGTCATAAACGGTGACATTTCATTGTACACATTAGGAACGTCCCAATAATTGCGTTGCTCACTTTGGAATCCAAACGGAGTTAAAGTTCGGTTATAGGCACCACTTCTTGCAATTCCGCAAGCAAACAAATTGCAGTGCGACAATAAATTGGCAGTCATAAAAGCGCCATAAGAATGACCACCAATAGCTACTTTTTTGCGATTGATATAGCCTAAATTATCTACTGCATTGATCGCAGCTGCAGCATCATCAATCAATTGTGTAATGAAGGTATCATTAGGTTCTGTAGTTCCTTCGCCGATAATTGGGAAAGAGGCATCGTCTAATACAGCATAGCCTTTGGTAACCCAATATACAAACGAACCATAATTTGGAAAAGTGAATTCATTTGGATTCTTATCGCTTTGCCCTGCTGAGCTTTTGTCTTTAAATTCAGCTGGATAGGCCCAAATTAATAAGGGTAGTTTTTCTTTTTTGGCTCTGTCATAACCCACAGGCAAATACAAAGTTCCCGATAAATCAACGCCATCTTTACGTTTGTATTTAATCACCTCTTTATATACATTTTTGATGCTTTCGAAAGGATTTTTAAAAGAAGTAATTTGGGTTAACTTGTCTTTTAATTTGATGTTTCTGAAATAGTAATTTGGATAATCGTTTTTGGATTGAATGAGCACTAAAACTTCTCCTTTTTTGAAATCTTCAATCGACAATAAATCTTCTTTTTTGTCTTTTATTTTCGAAGTGTAAAGACGTTTGGATTGCAATGTTTTTAGATTGTATTCATCTATAAAAGGAAACTGTCCGTCTTTGGTATTTCCTTCGCCAATTAAATAAGCATTGTCATTTTCGATCGCTAAAACATAACGGTTGAATTTATTTTTTTTCATTTCGAAATTCCCGGGATCCGAATAGATATCTTGAGAATTTCTGTCGAAGATAATTTTAGGAGTTTGGTTGGGATTGGATGGATTTATCAAATACGTTTTAGTATTTCGCGTGTCATACCAATTATCGGTAATGATTGCGGTGGTTTCATTGCCCCAAATTATTCCTCCATAACGTTGTTGTGTTTTGACTAATGAAGTTGGTTCCGCCGTAAATGGAGCATTCCATTGAAAAACTTCGTCCCTGTACTCCGCTTTAATAGCTTGGTCTCCTTGATCGAGTGCTACAACAAAGGTTAGGGTCGCAGCTTGGTCTGCACGCCAACTCATATTTCGTTTTCCTTTTCGAACCGAGGAAAATCCCTTTGGCATAATTTCAGTCAATGGTACTTCGTTGACCACTTTTACCTCTTTTCCTGAAGCATCATAAATTGTCGTAGTTTGTGGAAAACGATTTAATGGAACTATATAGGAATAGGGACGTTGAATTGTGGTTAGCATCAAATAATTGCCGTCTGGCGAAAAACTTTCTCCTGTATAAATGGCACCCGATTTGAACAATTCTGATTTTCCTGAGAGCGAAATTTTATACAATTCAGAAGTGACCATGGTTTCAAAATTTTGTTCGTCAAGTTTGTTTTTTAATAAATCGGGATAGGTTCTGTTTTGTGATTTTGAACCATCAGAAACAGAAACTGTTGGGCCTTTTGGCAAATCTTTTTTAGCGTCAATCAAGGCAGGGCGGTTGGCGGGTAATACTTTTACCAATAAAGTTTCGTTGTCTTTCATCCAATTGAATGGACTTCCCAGATTAGCATTCAAATTGTCTTTTGTGATTTTTTTAGCTGAAGCAGTAGCAACATCAATAACCCATAATTCAACGCCAGAATTTGTGGTGTTAGTAAAGGCTATTTTTGTCTCGTCAGGTGACCAAGATACATTGGTGATTTTTGGGTTTTCAGGCAAACCACTGACTTGAATTTCATTTTTATCACTGATTTTTCTGATTTTTAAATTATTGACGTAGTTCACAGAACTAGAAATATTCGTTATCGGATTGATTCGCAATCCTCCCAAACGCATTTCTTCCTGATTTAATTCGTCGAGTGTTTTGTAGGTATTTCGATAACTCAAAAGCATGTATTGCTTTTTGGTGTCCATACTTACTGCTGGAGCTCTTTGAAAATCTGCAAGGGCTAAAATTTCAGCCGAAGGTTTTTGAAAATTGATGTTTTCCTGTGCGATTCCAATGTGGTAAAATCCAAATAATAATAAAGAAAGAAAAATTGATTTCATAAGATTTAATTTTAGTGAAAACTGGAAGGCAAGTTATGAAAATCAGTGAGATTAATGTTAATGGTTTAAAAATAAATTTACTACTTTAGTATTTAATCTACAGGCCAAAAATGAAAGAAGATTTTCTCCATTATCTCTGGAAATTTAAGAAGTTCGACACTTTGAATTTGAAAACGTTCAATGGAGAAGAAATTACCATAATCCAAGTTGGACAATATTTAGAATTGGCTGGTCCTGATTTTTTCAATGCACAACTCATTATTGGCGAGCAGAAATGGGCAGGAAATGTCGAAATTCATCTCAAATCCTCCGATTGGTATGTGCATCATCACGAAAGAGACGAAGCGTATGAAAATGTTATTCTTCACGTGGTTTGGGAACACGATACCGAAATTTTCAGAAGCAACAATTCCGAAATTCCCGTTTTGGAACTCAAAAAATATGTTGATGCAGCGGCACTTTCAAATTATCAATCGTTGATGGCGCCAAAATCTTGGATTTATTGCGAAAAGCAACTTAAAAATTGTGACGAATTTTTGTTGAAAAATTGGCAAGAACGCTTGTTTTTCGAACGATTAGAACGAAAATCAAAATCCATTTTTGAGTTATTACAACAGACCAATTCGGACTGGGAAGCTGTTTTATTTTGCCTTTTAGCCAAGAATTTTGGGTTGAATACCAATGGTGAGATCTTTTTGAAAATTGCCCAATCCATTCCGTTTTCCATTATAAGAAAAGAAAGTTTCGAAGTCGAAAACTTAGAGGCTTTACTCTTGGGAAATGCCGGTTTAGTAGATGCTGAAAAGGAAGATAATTATTTCAAGGATTTAAAATTCAGGTATTTTTATTTGTTGCACAAATACCAAATGGAGAAAAAGGTCGTCGAACCCGTTCAGTTTTTCAAACATCGTCCTGATAATTTTCCAACCATCCGCTTGTCGCAATTGGCCAATTTATACCACATTCATCAAAATTTATTTTCTATAATCAATTCGTCAAATTCGGTTAAAAGAATTTACGAAATTTTTGATGTCTCGACTTCCGATTATTGGCAAAATCATTATCAGTTTGACAAAGAAAGCCCGAAA is part of the Flavobacterium nackdongense genome and encodes:
- a CDS encoding prolyl oligopeptidase family serine peptidase, producing the protein MKSIFLSLLLFGFYHIGIAQENINFQKPSAEILALADFQRAPAVSMDTKKQYMLLSYRNTYKTLDELNQEEMRLGGLRINPITNISSSVNYVNNLKIRKISDKNEIQVSGLPENPKITNVSWSPDETKIAFTNTTNSGVELWVIDVATASAKKITKDNLNANLGSPFNWMKDNETLLVKVLPANRPALIDAKKDLPKGPTVSVSDGSKSQNRTYPDLLKNKLDEQNFETMVTSELYKISLSGKSELFKSGAIYTGESFSPDGNYLMLTTIQRPYSYIVPLNRFPQTTTIYDASGKEVKVVNEVPLTEIMPKGFSSVRKGKRNMSWRADQAATLTFVVALDQGDQAIKAEYRDEVFQWNAPFTAEPTSLVKTQQRYGGIIWGNETTAIITDNWYDTRNTKTYLINPSNPNQTPKIIFDRNSQDIYSDPGNFEMKKNKFNRYVLAIENDNAYLIGEGNTKDGQFPFIDEYNLKTLQSKRLYTSKIKDKKEDLLSIEDFKKGEVLVLIQSKNDYPNYYFRNIKLKDKLTQITSFKNPFESIKNVYKEVIKYKRKDGVDLSGTLYLPVGYDRAKKEKLPLLIWAYPAEFKDKSSAGQSDKNPNEFTFPNYGSFVYWVTKGYAVLDDASFPIIGEGTTEPNDTFITQLIDDAAAAINAVDNLGYINRKKVAIGGHSYGAFMTANLLSHCNLFACGIARSGAYNRTLTPFGFQSEQRNYWDVPNVYNEMSPFMTADKMKTPLLLVHGDADNNPGTFTLQSERYYQALKGLGAPVRLVLLPKEAHGYAAKDNILHLLWEQDQFLEKYLKN
- a CDS encoding DUF2851 family protein yields the protein MKEDFLHYLWKFKKFDTLNLKTFNGEEITIIQVGQYLELAGPDFFNAQLIIGEQKWAGNVEIHLKSSDWYVHHHERDEAYENVILHVVWEHDTEIFRSNNSEIPVLELKKYVDAAALSNYQSLMAPKSWIYCEKQLKNCDEFLLKNWQERLFFERLERKSKSIFELLQQTNSDWEAVLFCLLAKNFGLNTNGEIFLKIAQSIPFSIIRKESFEVENLEALLLGNAGLVDAEKEDNYFKDLKFRYFYLLHKYQMEKKVVEPVQFFKHRPDNFPTIRLSQLANLYHIHQNLFSIINSSNSVKRIYEIFDVSTSDYWQNHYQFDKESPKKKKKISKSFVDLIIINTIIPLQFAYAKSQGKENSEDIIQLINEVNAEKNAIIDKFSSFGIPSKSALASQSLLQLKNEYCNKSRCLECAIGMELLKNNS